The genomic interval CCTGCGGCGGGGCAAATCACCTTTTGCTGCTGACAAACGGCATCTACACCACCGTCTGTTGCAGGCAGGTCTTTCCCAACGGCTGATTGTTATATTTATCTACTCCCTCACCCTGTGGGTTGGTAGTTTGGCTCTGGCAATTTCAAACATGCCCAGCGGTTGGGGTTATGCGATCGGTGCTACGCTACTGCTCAGTATTACCAGTTGGCAGGTCTGGAAAACCGCAAAGCAAGCTTAGAAAGAAAAGGATCAGGGATGGGGGATGGGGGATGAAAGGGAAAGGATGAAGGATAAAGGATAAAGGATGAAAGAATAAAAAGGTAATTTTTATCTCCTCACTCCTCCCCTCACTCCTCACTCCCCCCCTTTTCTATGACCGCAAACGCTGAAATCATCTGTGTTGGAACTGAATTGTTGTTGGGCGATATTCTCAATACCAATGCCCAGTTTCTTGCCCAGGAGTTAGCCAAACTAGGGATTGCCCACTATTACCAAACCGTTGTGGGCGACAATCCGGAGCGAATCAAACAGGCGATCGCAATTGCCTGCGATCGTGCCCAACTTCTAATCTTTACAGGTGGATTAGGTCCCACGCCCGACGACCTGACCCATGCGACCGTGGCTGATTTTTTTGGTGTCCCCTTAATTGAACGGCAAGAAATCCTGGAAGACCTCAATCAAAAATTCACTCAGCGCGGGCGAATCCTAACTCCTAATAATCTGAAGCAGGCACTTTTACCAGAAGGTGCAGATATTCTGACCAATGCAACCGGAAGTGCTCCTGGAATTATTTGGCAACCACGCCCCGACTTGACCTTCCTCACCTTTCCGGGTGTGCCAGCGGAAATGAAGCATATGTGGCAGGAGGTTGCGGTTCCTTATCTGAAAAGTCTGGGATGGGGGCAGACGACCATTTATAGCCGCACCCTAAAATTTTGGGGAATTGCAGAGTCTACGCTCGCAGAAAAGGTTCATTCCTTTTTTAATATGAAAAATCCAACCATCGCCCCCTATGCAAATAATGGCGAAGTTAAATTGCGAATTTCTGCCCTGGCTGATGCTGATGCTACCGCTCAGGAGATGATTGCTCCGATCGAACAGCAGCTTCGTCAAATTGGAGGATTAGACTGCTACGGAGCGGATGAAGACACCCTTGCGTCTGTCGTGGGCAGTCTGTTGCAAGCCACTGACGCTACCCTGGCAGTGGCGGAATCCTGTACAGGAGGCAGCCTGGGTGGAATGATTACAGCAGTTCCTGGTAGTTCTCGTCATTTTTGGGGTGGCATCATTTCCTACGACAACTCGGTCAAGGTTGGTTTGCTGGGGGTCAATCCGGAGGATTTAGCCCGACAGGGGGCAGTTAGCCCTGTGGTTGCCGAGCAAATGGCAGCAGGAGTTCGCGATCGCCTGAATACAACCTGGGGACTCAGTATCACAGGGGTTGCCGGACCAGACGGTGGCACCCCCAGCAAACCAGTGGGATTGGTCTATATTGGGCTGGCAGGGTTAGAAGGAGTGCAAAGCTTTGAGTATCGGTTTGGGGCAATGCGCGGGCGAGATTGGATTCGTCATTTAAGTGCCCACACAGCCCTAGATCAGCTTCGCCGCAAACTTCTTTCCAAGGAAAGATTGACAAATCATCCGTAGCCAAGAATCACGAATATAAGAACTTTCTTAATCTTTTGTTTGCCAACTGTTGCTCTATTGATAAATTGGGTACAATTTGATCAGGAAATCAGGCTATGGCTAGTCTGATCCCCGACAAATCTGCGGGCAGCATTAGCCAAGCTGTATTGAAGGAGCTATCTGTTCAATGGACTACCTTGACAAGGTGCTTGAGAAGATTAAGGAATGGGCTCGTAGATTGATTGAAGCGCTCTTGGGTCCTGAAGCTCAGCCTGAAGCTGAGCCAATCCCAGTTCCAGTTAATGATCCTCAGCGCCGCTAGTCATCCTATTTCTAGTAGTCGTGTTTTTGGATTGGCTGCTTGTTTAGTATTTTGGTACTCCACGGACCAAATCTGAATCTCCTGGGCAAACGAGAGCCAGGAATTTATGGTTCGTTAACATTAGATGACATTAATCGCTTGCTGGAGAAAGAAGCTGCAACCCTTGGGGTGAACATTTCATTTCTTCAGTCGAATCATGAGGGTGCTTTGGTGGATGCAATCCATGCGGCGTCAACCCTTCATCAGGGTATTGTGATTAATGCAGGAGCCTACACCCATACCAGTGTGGCAATTCGAGATGCGATCGCAGCGGTTAGCTTACCAGCCGTTGAAGTTCATCTCAGTAATATTTATCGTCGGGAAGAATTCCGTCACCACTCTCACATTGCCCCTGTTGTGATCGGGCAGATTAGTGGGTTTGGCTCTGATAGCTATTTATTAGGGTTACGGGCGCTGGTGAATCACCTGACTCAGCTTAAAAGCGTCAATAAATAATCAGCAACTCTAATCGGAGGTGGCTTAGAATTGCGAATTAAGTAACCTGCGTAGGTTGGGTTGAAGTATGAAACCCAATATCTGCGGGGTGTTGGGTTGAGTTCGCGAAACCCAACCTACAAAAGTCGATGTTATTTAATTCTTGTTCCTTAGCATGCGGGCAGCCACCTTTGCAATCACCGCAGGCAGACCTGCCACATGCTAGAACGCCGGTATAGAAACCGGGTTTCTGCTGTGAGATGCTCAATTTTCGCTGAATATCCTCACCAGAAACCCGGTTTCTCGAAATACTGTACCGATGCTCTAGGTTCCTACGGATTACCAGTTTTATTTTGTTCCCGTTCCTTAAACTCAAAACTAAAACTTAAAACTCAAAACTCAAAACTCTCACCCTACGGTCTTGATATCCAGGCTGCGCCACAAGTACCAGGAGGCGATCGTGCGGAAGGGCTTCCACGGCAGTCCAATCATTTCGACGGTCTTTTTGTCAGGAAGTTCTGACAGGTTATAAGCGCGCCGGATGCCTGAGCGGATTCCCAGGTCATCTACAGGCAAAACATCCCAACGGTGCATCCGAAAGATCAACAGCATCTGGACGGTCCAGCGTCCAATCCCTTTGACTGGAATGAGCGTCTGGATAACTGCTTCATCGTCCATCTCTTCCAACTCAGCTAAGGTGGGCAATCCATCCAACACTTTCTGAGCCAGGTCTTTTAAGTAAAGAACCTTAGACCGGGAAACGCCTGCCCCCCGCAACCGCTCATCGGGTGTGTTCAAAATATCCTCTGCGCTGGGGTAAGGTGTGTCTGGATAAAGCTGGAGAAATCGACGATGGATAGTGGCGGCAGCTTTGCCCGAGAGTTGCTGGTAAAGGATCGATTCTGATAAGGCAAATAACAGATCTCCGGTTTGTCGATCCTGGTTAAGTGTGCAAGGACCCACTTGCTCAATCAAACGCGCCAGAATAGGGTCAGCTTGTTTAAGTGTGGAAAGGGCGATCGCGTAATCCATCAAAATAAAAAGCAATAGCAGGGGTTAGGGGGCAGGGGTTTGGGGGCAGGAAATCAATCAGCACGAGTAGGGGTTTTACAATTTTTGTAGGCCAATTCGCCAGGCGGATCTCTCCCATGAAGCAGCTCGGCAAATCTTTTATCAATTACTGGAAACAACAGCCCAGCGTTCTGGTTGTGGGTGTGGGGGCGTTGCTGGTCGTTCTAATTGGAATTATTGACTATTTTACGATTACAGATATTTCTCTAGCAATTTTCTATCTCATCCCGATCACGTTTGTAACCTGGTTTGCAAGTCGATGGTTTGGATTCCTGGTCGCACTGGAAGCCGCGATCGCCTGGTGGTTAGTTGATCTGTTAACCAAATCCGATGCCTACTTCTGGTTAATTTCCTGGAATGCAATGATCAACTTTGGTTTTTTTAGCATTACGGCTTATCTGCTCTCAAATTTGAAGTTTGCCTATGAGCGGCAAAAATATCTGGCACGCACGGATGCCCTCACCGGGGCAGTCAATCATCGCCATTTTCTGGAACTTTTACAGACTGAAATTGACCGCTCCAGGCGATATGGCTATTCCCTGACGCTTGCCTATGTGGATGTGGACAATTTCAAAACGGTGAATGATCGGTTGGGGCACAGTGCGGGCGATCGTCTCCTCTACCTGATCAGTCAAACTGCCTACGAACAGATTCGGAGCATTGATATTCTGGCTCGGTTAGGGGGTGACGAGTTTGCCCTGCTGTTACCCCAAACGAATTATGAACAGGGCGAAACTGTCTTACTGCGGCTTCATGAAAAATGGATGGAGGCAGTTCAGAAAAGTACATTCCCCGTTAGCTTTAGCGTCGGTGCGGCGACTTTCAATCGTTTGCCTGAGTCGGCGGATACGGTGCTGGAACAGGTTGATTGCCTAATGTACTCCGTCAAGAACGGTGGCAAAAACGGTTTGAAACACGTCCTGGTAGACCACCAGATGAGTGGCAACCGTGCCGCTGAAAGCTAAGGAACAAGAACAAAATAAAGCCTGTCCCTTGCAGGAGATTAGCATGCGGATTGCCAGTATGATTTAATTCGAGATCCTAAACTTCAGCTATTCGGTTGAACTGGCTCCTTAACAATCTGAGTCGCATGTTTAGAGGGTCGAATGGGAGTTCCCCGATATTTGGAGTAGACCTGGGTAAACTCTGCTCCAAACAGCAGGATTTGAGCGGAATAGAAGACCCAAATGAGCAGAACGACGATCGAACCTGCGGCTCCGTAGGTTGAGCTGACACTACTACTGCCTAAATACAATCCAATTAAGGCTTTGCCAATCGTAAACAATAGGGAAGTTACGCCTGCCCCCACCCAGAGATTTTTCCAGGGAATTTCTACATCCGGTAAAAATTTGTAGAGGGCTGCAAACAGAAGGGTAATGACGGCAAACGAGATGCCAAAGTTGAGGACGCCCCCCAACATGGAAAAACCAGGAAGCAAATTGTTGAAAAAGGTGCCGATCGCAGCCAGCACCGTGGAAAGCACCAGCGACACCAACAGCAGAAATCCGATTACCAGCACCATTGCAAACGACAAAAAGCGAGACTGCAAGAAGCTTTTAATACTTCTTCCAGGTTTTGGTTTGACTTCCCAGATGGCATTCAGAGCCGTTTGCAATTGCCCAAATACACCAGACGCACCCAAAAACAGCAGCACGATGCCCGCAACCGTTGCCAGTATGCCACCCGAACCCGGTTTTTGTGTATTTTGAATCATCGTTTGGATGGCTTCTGCCCCTTCTCTGCCAATCAAATCCTGAATTTGACGAACAATTTCACCTCTGGCAGCTTCTTCACCCAGAAAGAAGCCCGCGATCGCGATCGCAATCAGCAGCAAGGGAGCCAGGGAAAAAATTGTGTAGTATGCCAATGCCGCTGCAAACATCGGCACGTTATCTTCATTCCATTCGGTAACGGTTTCTTTTAATAATCGAACGATGCGCTTCAACCGCATAGGAAAGTCCTTTTTAAAACCCTATCTAGACTTTCAGTGTGTCTGATGAAACCAGGGTGCTGCATCTCCCTAAGGATTTATAGAAAGGGGAAGGAGGAAGGGGAAAGGGGGAAGATATGAGGGGATCAGGTCATTGGCAAGGTGGTTTTATCAATATCTTCTAACAGAAGGTGCAAGGCGGTTTTCATCTCGGTTGGGGTGGTGGTGGTGGTGCCAAATTGACGCACCACAATGCTGGCAGCAAGGTTGCCTAAAATGGCTGCTTCCCAGGGGGTTGCTCCAGCGATAAGCGCCAGCGTTAGGGCTGCTGCAACGGTGTCGCCTGCGCCAGTGACATCAAAAACATCGGTGCGGTTAAAGGCGGGGATGTGCAGGTCAGTGCCGTTGCGATCGAACAAACTCATCCCCTCTTCGCCACGGGTAATCAGAATTTGTTGCGCCTGGGTAAGTTCTAACCAGATCATTTCCCGCACGGTGAATTAGGGCTGCATCGACAGCCTCACCTGATAAATTACCCAGAGAATAACGAACGGCATGTTCGGCTTCGGGCAAGTTGGGGGTGAAGATGGTTGCCCCGGTGTAGCGATCGAGTCCTTTCTGGGCATCCACGATCGTTCGAGGATGGGACAGAGCGGCGCTAATCACAAGGTCAGTCAGCGTACCATCCCCATAATCGGAACAAACGATCGCATCTACTTCGCAAACTTGCTGCCGGATATAGTCTGCCAGTTGCCTCTGAAGTTCCAGGCTAGGCTGGTCATCTGACTTGCGATCGACGCGCACGATTTGTTGAGTTACGGATTGACGGGCATGACCGGAAATTCGGGTTTTGGTAACAGTCGGGCGATCGCCATCTTCCAAAATCCCCCTCGTATCAATTCCCGCTGCCTCAAAAATTCCCCGTAGTGCCCGCCCTTGTTCATCTTTGCCCACCAACCCTACCGCTCGCACCTGGGCACCTAGTTTTGCCAGATTATAAACGGCATTAGCCCCCCCACCGGGAACCTGGCGCGTTCCCTCATGGCGAATAATCAATACGGGCGCTTCGCGGGAAATGCGCTCGACCTGTCCCGTCAGAAACTCATCCAGCCCCAGATCACCAATCACCAAAACGCGCGCTTGATGGAAGCGATCGAGATAGTCAAATAACCGTTCCGCCGCAGCAATCAGTTGAGCAGCAAAGGAATGAGTAGAAGCCATAAATAAGACTACTTCTCAGCTTTGCCATCAACAAATTGAATTCGATAGGCATAGACTTTAGGGCTTTCAGCAGCTTTAATCTCAGATTCAACCTGCTTCACCATGTCCTTAACCACTTGATCCAGATCCTTATCACCTGTTGAGAACATCAGCGGTGCCCCAATGACTTTTCCTTCTGGATTCAGCAGCCAAAAACAGAGCTGCCACCCGTGCAGCTTTCTCAGGGCATGCTCCAGTAGGGCAAGGGATTTGGATATCGCGTGGCTTTTGCAGAGAACCCGACAACACATCTACGGGAATGCTTTGAGCCTGTGCGGTTCTACTTAACCATTCTTGAAACTGTTTGGTCGCTTCCCCTTGCGTGACTGGCCCTGTCGGGGATTGTTCGCGTTCCCGCCGAATTTTTTCCTGCTGCTCCCTCAGGGCAATAATTGCCTTGTCAGGAATCTTCTCTGGGCGGGTTGAGGGGACAGAGGGAGTTGGAGAAGGCGTTGCTGCCCCAGGCTGACTAGTGGAGGTAGGGGAAGGAGAAGGACTGGGCTTCGCGGTAGGGGTTGGGCTTGGATTGGGTAGCTTAACCCCTGTCGTATGCCGGGGGCTGTCAATAATTGGGATATTGATGTCGGGAAAGATTGGAACTGGAGCCGGGGGGAGCGCTGGGAAGTTATACAGGGAATCATCAAAGATCGATGGCGGAGCCTTCGTTGCAGGTGCCTTAGGGGATTGGCTCGGCAGCTTAGTTTGATTGGAAATGGGCGGAAAATTTATCTGAGGATTGGCTAACTCTGGAATACGCGCTTGATCAGCCGGACTGAGTTCGACGACTTTTACTGCCTCTGGCGTTGGTTCCGGTGGCTTTGCCTCAGGCAGTAGGGGCAGAATTGCCCAAAGCAAACCATGCACACCAAGGGAGGCTAAAATTGCCAGGGAAAAAGGTTGGCGAAGGATTTCTAGCGTTTTGTCTAAATTTTCCTGACGGAAGAAATCGGGAAGGTTTTTGGGCAAGGAGGACTGGGACATGGCAAATCAAATTCAGTCGTTGAGGCTTGAACGATCGCATTTTAGGAAAAACACCCTGCTCAATATTAGCGCTGTCGGTCTAAACATTGGCTGCAATGCTGCCAGTTTAGCGGGGGAGGAGGAGGTTTGAGAAGGGAGGAGGGAGGAGGGAGGAGGGAGGAGAGTTTTGAGTTTTGAGTTTTAAGTTATTTCTGACTCCTGATTCCTCCCTTCTGCCCTCTGCCCTCTACCCTTTGCCTTTCTCTCCGTGTCCCCGTGTCCCCCTATCTCCCCTTCTGCCCTCATTCCTCATCCCTCATCCCTTCCCTATTCCTAATTCCTTTCCCAATTTTTATTAACCTAGCGATAAAGTGTGAGGACGAACAGCTTTAAATCCTGTATGTATAAAAGGATCAGGTTAAAAAAAATTGCATCTACGCGAGTGGAATTTCTTAGGAGTGGGCATCCTGACAAGGAAAGCCTGCTCAGGATGGCAATGGTAAGCATCAGTACACACAATTTCA from Kovacikia minuta CCNUW1 carries:
- a CDS encoding competence/damage-inducible protein A is translated as MTANAEIICVGTELLLGDILNTNAQFLAQELAKLGIAHYYQTVVGDNPERIKQAIAIACDRAQLLIFTGGLGPTPDDLTHATVADFFGVPLIERQEILEDLNQKFTQRGRILTPNNLKQALLPEGADILTNATGSAPGIIWQPRPDLTFLTFPGVPAEMKHMWQEVAVPYLKSLGWGQTTIYSRTLKFWGIAESTLAEKVHSFFNMKNPTIAPYANNGEVKLRISALADADATAQEMIAPIEQQLRQIGGLDCYGADEDTLASVVGSLLQATDATLAVAESCTGGSLGGMITAVPGSSRHFWGGIISYDNSVKVGLLGVNPEDLARQGAVSPVVAEQMAAGVRDRLNTTWGLSITGVAGPDGGTPSKPVGLVYIGLAGLEGVQSFEYRFGAMRGRDWIRHLSAHTALDQLRRKLLSKERLTNHP
- the aroQ gene encoding type II 3-dehydroquinate dehydratase; amino-acid sequence: MFSILVLHGPNLNLLGKREPGIYGSLTLDDINRLLEKEAATLGVNISFLQSNHEGALVDAIHAASTLHQGIVINAGAYTHTSVAIRDAIAAVSLPAVEVHLSNIYRREEFRHHSHIAPVVIGQISGFGSDSYLLGLRALVNHLTQLKSVNK
- a CDS encoding DNA-3-methyladenine glycosylase family protein → MLFILMDYAIALSTLKQADPILARLIEQVGPCTLNQDRQTGDLLFALSESILYQQLSGKAAATIHRRFLQLYPDTPYPSAEDILNTPDERLRGAGVSRSKVLYLKDLAQKVLDGLPTLAELEEMDDEAVIQTLIPVKGIGRWTVQMLLIFRMHRWDVLPVDDLGIRSGIRRAYNLSELPDKKTVEMIGLPWKPFRTIASWYLWRSLDIKTVG
- a CDS encoding GGDEF domain-containing protein; this translates as MKQLGKSFINYWKQQPSVLVVGVGALLVVLIGIIDYFTITDISLAIFYLIPITFVTWFASRWFGFLVALEAAIAWWLVDLLTKSDAYFWLISWNAMINFGFFSITAYLLSNLKFAYERQKYLARTDALTGAVNHRHFLELLQTEIDRSRRYGYSLTLAYVDVDNFKTVNDRLGHSAGDRLLYLISQTAYEQIRSIDILARLGGDEFALLLPQTNYEQGETVLLRLHEKWMEAVQKSTFPVSFSVGAATFNRLPESADTVLEQVDCLMYSVKNGGKNGLKHVLVDHQMSGNRAAES
- a CDS encoding YihY/virulence factor BrkB family protein, with the protein product MRLKRIVRLLKETVTEWNEDNVPMFAAALAYYTIFSLAPLLLIAIAIAGFFLGEEAARGEIVRQIQDLIGREGAEAIQTMIQNTQKPGSGGILATVAGIVLLFLGASGVFGQLQTALNAIWEVKPKPGRSIKSFLQSRFLSFAMVLVIGFLLLVSLVLSTVLAAIGTFFNNLLPGFSMLGGVLNFGISFAVITLLFAALYKFLPDVEIPWKNLWVGAGVTSLLFTIGKALIGLYLGSSSVSSTYGAAGSIVVLLIWVFYSAQILLFGAEFTQVYSKYRGTPIRPSKHATQIVKEPVQPNS
- a CDS encoding PfkB family carbohydrate kinase, which encodes MSLFDRNGTDLHIPAFNRTDVFDVTGAGDTVAAALTLALIAGATPWEAAILGNLAASIVVRQFGTTTTTPTEMKTALHLLLEDIDKTTLPMT
- a CDS encoding bifunctional heptose 7-phosphate kinase/heptose 1-phosphate adenyltransferase, whose product is MASTHSFAAQLIAAAERLFDYLDRFHQARVLVIGDLGLDEFLTGQVERISREAPVLIIRHEGTRQVPGGGANAVYNLAKLGAQVRAVGLVGKDEQGRALRGIFEAAGIDTRGILEDGDRPTVTKTRISGHARQSVTQQIVRVDRKSDDQPSLELQRQLADYIRQQVCEVDAIVCSDYGDGTLTDLVISAALSHPRTIVDAQKGLDRYTGATIFTPNLPEAEHAVRYSLGNLSGEAVDAALIHRAGNDLVRTYPGATNSDYPWRRGDEFVRSQRH